Sequence from the Nocardia brasiliensis genome:
GAGCGCCGGCCACGCGCGTGCTGGCCGGCCTTGGCCACCGTGGCGGGCACGTCGAGCAGGAGCATGTGCAGCTCGCGGCCGTATCCCGCGGCCCAGAACGCGATCACCCGCCGTGCCCACCCGACCGTGGCACAGTCGTGGATCACCACCGGACCGTCGGTATCGCGCAGGGCCGCGCGGATTCCGGCGAAGTGCGCGACGTGCACGACGGGCCGCCACAGCGCATAGGGGATCCGGCCGAGCCGGTGCCGCAACCGATTGCGCACCTGCAGCGAGTCGAGCACCACCGATCCCTGCGGCCCGCCGCACGGCTGCTCGGCATCGGTGGTGGTGCCGAAGAACCGGCGCAGCACAGTGCTTTTGCCGGCACCGGGCAGACCGGCGACGACCAGTGCCGCGCTCGCGGGATACCGCAACTCGGTCACGGACCGACCACGCAGGTCGTGCACGGCGTCGGGCGTGAAAACCGGTGGCAGCTCGGGCCGGGCGACCAGATCCGCGGGCGGCCAGAGGGCCTCGGCGGGCAGTGCGGCTGTGGTGGGCGGGAGCACGGCTTCGTCGGCGTACGTGTCGAGCGGGGGCTTCACCTCTTCCAGCGTCCCGAAACGTCTTCGGCGCCGCAACGGGGAATACCCTGGTTTTTCACTGAGATTCCCCTGAAAACGACTGCCGGATGTATTCACTCTTTCCAGCGTCCGGATGCCGGGCATATCTGGCAATATCGGACAATACGGACGGCGTCGAATCGTGATGCATCCGCGCCGGGATTACTCCGCGCGGGCGCGCCGGGGTCGGGCCCGAATGTGCATGCGCTCGCCCTGACTGCCGAACAGACTGAGCAGTTCCACGGGGCCGCGGCCGGTGCTGCCGAACCAATGTGGTTGGCGGGTATCGAATTCGGCGGCCTCGCCGGGGCCGAGCACGACATCGTGCTCGCCGAGGATCATCCGCAACCGGCCGGACAGCACGTAGAGCCACTCGTAGCCCTCGTGCACCCGCACCTCCGGTTCGGTGCGATCGGCGGGCAGCACCATTTTGAAGGCCTGTAGCGGTCCTGGCTGCCGGGTGAGCGGAAAGACGGTGATACCGTTCACTTTCCGCGCGGGGGCGTGGACCCGGGGGTCGGCGGTTCTGGGGGCGACGACGAGTTCGTCGAGTGGTACCTGCAAGGCCTGTGCGATCGGCAGCAACAGTTCGAGGCCGGCGCGGCGCCGGCCGGATTCCAAGCGCGACAGCGTGCTCTTGGAGATCCCGGTCGTCTCGGCCAACGCGGTCAGCGTCACGTTGCGCTGAGTGCGCGCGGCTTTGAGCCGTGGACCGATGTCGGCGAGGGTCGCGGCGATGCTCGGCTGGTTCTCCATTGCTCCAGTGCACCTCGATTTCCCGGAAACAGCAATATTTGTTGCCGTAACTGGACGCGGAGCGGCACGCTGACGACATGAGCGAACGCAGTGAGCGAATCATGACACAGCGCGCATCGCGCATGGCGGAGCCGAGCGCTCGCGAGGCGGAGGCATGAGCGAGATGTATGACGTAGTGGTGGTCGGCGGGGGCGCGGCGGGACTGTCCGCGGCGTTGGTGCTGACCAGGTCGCGCCGCCGGGTCGCGGTCGTGCGGGGCGGGCCCGCGCGCAACGCGCCCGCCGAGCACATGCACGGGTTCCTGTCCCGGGACGGGATGGCACCCGGTGACCTGCTGGCCGTCGGCGCGGCCGAGGTCGTGGGCTATGGCGGCGAGCTGGTCGACGACTTCGTGACGGAGGTCGAAAGGTCGGACGGCGGTGCGGAGTTCACGGTCCGGCTGGCGGGCGGACGGGTGCTGACGGCGCACCGGCTGCTGATCGCGACCGGCCTGCGCGACGAACTGCCCGAGCTGCCGGGCGTGCGCGAGCGGTGGGGCGCCGAGGTGCTGCACTGTCCTTACTGTCACGGCTATGAGGTGCGTGATCAGCCGCTGGGGCTGCTCGGCGGCACCGACCCCAGGGTGCTGCACCTGGCGTTGCTGTTGCCGCAATGGTCCGACGACGTGATCCTGTTCCAGCACACCATGGAACTCTCCGATGCCGACCGTGCCCAGCTCGCGGCCCGCGGCGTGCGGATCGTCGAAGGGACGGTCGCGCGGCTGGTGGTCGACGGCACGTTGCGCGGCGTGGAACTGGCCGACGGCCGAGCCGTCCCGCGGGCCGCGCTGTTCGTCGCGCCGGCCTTCGTGCCCGAGGCCGATCTGCTGCGTGCCCTCGGGTGCGCGTTCGACGATCAGGGCTGGGTGGTCGTCGATCCGTCGGGACGGACGAGCGTGCCCGGTGTCTGGGCCGCGGGCAATGTCTCGAACGCCGCGGCGCAGGTGATCGTCGCGGCCGGTGCGGGCTATACCGCCGCGGTCGCCATCAACGGCGATCTGGCCCTTGCGGCCGCCCAAATGCCCGTTTCGACGGGTTAGTCGCGATGTTTCCGGCGGGAAGGTGTCCGAAGCTGAGAATTCAGTATGGATTCCGGAACACTTCCAGCTGGGACGGTAAGCTATGACTCGTAGGCGGAGTCTTCGGTGTCCCTCATCCACCGAAGACTCCGCCTTACTTTTTCGTTTGCGCGCGCACCCCCGCCCCTGCGGAAATCCGTTGAGCCCGACTACTAGAATCGTCGGGTGACCAGCGCAGCCCCTGACAATCCACGTAATCGTGCCGATGCCCTTCCCAAGAGCTGGAACCCCGGCGAGGTAGAGGCCTCGATGTACGAGCGCTGGGTAGCCGCTGGCTATTTCGAGGCCGACGTCACCAGCGACAAGCCGCCGTACTCCATCGTGCTACCCCCGCCGAATGTCACCGGCAACCTGCACATCGGCCATGCCCTCGACCACACCCTGATGGACACCCTCACCCGCCGCAAGCGCATGCAGGGTTATGAGGTGCTGTGGCTGCCCGGCATGGACCATGCCGGCATCTCCACCCAGACGGTGGTGGAGAAGCAGCTGGCCGTCGACGGCAAGACCAAGGAAGACTTCGGTCGCGAGCTGTTCGTCGACAAGGTGTGGGACTGGAAGCGTGAATCCGGCGGCGCCATCCAATGGCAGATGCGCGCGCTCGGCGACGGCGTCGACTGGGGCCGGGACCGATTCACCCTGGACGACGGCCTGTCCCGGGCCGTGCAGACGATCTTCAAGCGGCTCTACGACGCCGGACTGATCTATCGCGCGGAACGGCTGGTCAACTGGTCGCCCGCGTTGCGCACCGCCATCTCCGATATCGAGGTCAAGTACGAGGACGTCGAGGGTGAGCTGGTCTCGCTGCGGTACGGCTCGCTCGACGACAACGAGCCGCACGTGATCGTGGCGACCACCCGGGTCGAGACGATGCTCGGCGACACCGCGGTGGCCGTGCATCCGGAGGACCCGCGCTATCGCGCGCTGGTCGGCACCACCCTGGAACACCCGATCACCGGCCGTCAGATCCCGATCATCGCCGACGACTACGTCGATCCCGAGTTCGGTTCCGGCGCAGTGAAGATCACCCCCGCGCACGACCCGAACGACTTCGAGATGGGCGTGCGGCACAGCCTGCCGATGCCGAACATCATGGACGAGCGTGGCCGGATCATCGATACCGGAACCGAATTCGACGGCATGGACCGGTTCGAGGCGCGCGTCGCGGTGCGCGAGCGGCTCGCCGCCGAGGGCCGCGTCGTCGCGGAGAAGCGGCCGTACCTGCACAGCGTCGGACACTCCGAGCGCAGCGGTGAGCCGATCGAACCGCGCCTGTCGATGCAGTGGTGGGTCAAGGTCGAGTCGCTGGCCAAGGCCGCCGGTGACGCGGTGCGCAACGGCGACACCGTGATTCATCCGGCCAGCTCCGAACCGCGCTGGTTCGACTGGGTCGACAACATGCACGACTGGTGCATCTCGCGGCAGCTGTGGTGGGGTCACCGGATCCCGATCTGGTACGGCCCGGAAGGCGAAGTGGTGTGCGTCGGCCCCGACGAGACCGCGCCGGAGGGCTACGTGCAGGACCCGGACGTGCTCGATACCTGGTTCTCCTCCGGGCTGTGGCCGTTCTCCACGCTTGGCTGGCCCGATGCCACCCCGGAGCTCGAAAAGTTCTATCCGACAAACGTTCTCGTCACCGGCTACGACATCCTGTTCTTCTGGGTGGCCCGGATGATGATGTTCGGCACGTTCGTCGCCGACGACCCGGTGCTCACCGCGGGCAAGAACGGCGCGCGCCAGGTGCCGTTCAAGGATGTGTTCTTGCACGGCCTGATTCGTGACCAGCACGGCAAGAAGATGTCGAAGTCGCGCGGCAACGGCATCGACCCGCTGGTCTGGATCAACCAATACGGTGCGGACACAGTGCGATTCACGCTGGCGCGCGGTGCCCAGCCGGGCAGCGACGCCGCCGTCGGCGAACAGCACGCGCTCGCCTCGCGCAGCTTCGTGACGAAGCTGTTCAACGCCACCAAGTTCGCGCTGATGAACGGCGCGCACACCGGCACCCTGCCGGAGCGCGCTGCGCTCACCGACGCGGACCGCTGGATCCTGGATCGGCTCGAAGAGGTGCGCGCCGAGGTGGATTCGGCCTTCGACGCCTACGAATTCAGCAAGGCCTGCGAGGCTCTGTACCACTTCGCCTGGGACGAACTGTGTGACTGGTACCTGGAATTGACCAAGGTGCAGTTCGCGGCCGAGGAGACCCGTGCCGAATCGACCAGGGTGGTGCTCGGCACCGTCCTGGACGCGGTGCTGCGGCTGCTGCATCCGGTCATCCCGTTCGTCACCGAATCGCTGTGGCAGGCGTTGACCGGTGGCGAGTCCCTGGTGATCGCGGCCTGGCCGCAGCCAACCGGTGTGCCGACCGATCAGGTTGCCGCGCAACGGGTTTCCGATACCCAGCGACTCATCACCGAGATCCGCCGGTTCCGCAGCGACCAGGGTCTTGCCGACAAGCAGAAGGTGGCGGCCAAGCTCAACGGACTCGACGCGGCCGGACTGACCGAGCTGCACGCGTCGGTGGCGAACCTGGCCCGGCTCACCGAGCCCGGCGCCGACTTCGCGGCGACCGCCTCGCTGGAGGTCCGGCTGAGCGGCACCACCGTCACGGTGGAACTGGACACCTCCGGCGCCGTCGACCTGGATGCCGAACGTCGCCGCCTGGAAAAGGATCTGGGCGTCGCTGAGAAGGAAGTCGCCACCACCACAGCTAAGCTCGGCAACGAGGCCTTCCTGGCCAAGGCGCCGGAACCGGTGGTCGCCAAGATCAAGACGCGGCAGGAGATCGCCACCGCCGAGGTGGCCAGGATCAGCGCCCGGCTCGCGGAACTGAGCGGCAAATGAACCACGAACCGGAGCCGCAATACGGTGACGAACTGCGGCACCCGGCGGCGGGGCCGCGACTGAGCTCCGGTCCGTCGCCGGTCGAGCTCGCCGAAATGGCGTTGGTGGAGGCCGAACTCGATACCCGCTGGCCGGAAACCAAGATCGAGCCGTCGCTCACCCGCATCGCCACCCTGATGGATCTGCTCGGCTCGCCGCAGCACAGCTATCCGGCGATCCACGTCGCGGGCACCAACGGCAAGACCTCGGTGACCCGGATGATCGATGCCCTGCTCACCGCGCTGCACCGGCGCACGGGCCGGATCACCAGCCCGCACCTGCAATTGGCCACCGAGCGGATCAGCATCGACAACGCGCCGATCAGCCCGGCCAAATACGTGGAGACCTACCGCGAGTTGGTGCCCTATATCGAGATGATCGATGCGCAGTCGGCCGACGCGGGCGGCCCGGCGATGAGCAAGTTCGAGGTGCTCACCGGCATGGCCTTCGCCGCGTTCGCCGAGGCGCCGGTCGATGTCGCGATCGTGGAGACCGGCCTCGGTGGCACCTGGGACGCCACCAACGTGATCGACGGGCAGATCGCGGTGATCACCCCGATCGGCATGGACCACACCGACTATCTCGGCACCGATCTCACCAGCATCGCCGGTGAGAAGGCCGGGATCATCAAACGCGCACCGGACCTGCTCATTCCGCGCGACACCGTCGCGATCATCGCCGAGCAGGATC
This genomic interval carries:
- a CDS encoding valine--tRNA ligase, which translates into the protein MTSAAPDNPRNRADALPKSWNPGEVEASMYERWVAAGYFEADVTSDKPPYSIVLPPPNVTGNLHIGHALDHTLMDTLTRRKRMQGYEVLWLPGMDHAGISTQTVVEKQLAVDGKTKEDFGRELFVDKVWDWKRESGGAIQWQMRALGDGVDWGRDRFTLDDGLSRAVQTIFKRLYDAGLIYRAERLVNWSPALRTAISDIEVKYEDVEGELVSLRYGSLDDNEPHVIVATTRVETMLGDTAVAVHPEDPRYRALVGTTLEHPITGRQIPIIADDYVDPEFGSGAVKITPAHDPNDFEMGVRHSLPMPNIMDERGRIIDTGTEFDGMDRFEARVAVRERLAAEGRVVAEKRPYLHSVGHSERSGEPIEPRLSMQWWVKVESLAKAAGDAVRNGDTVIHPASSEPRWFDWVDNMHDWCISRQLWWGHRIPIWYGPEGEVVCVGPDETAPEGYVQDPDVLDTWFSSGLWPFSTLGWPDATPELEKFYPTNVLVTGYDILFFWVARMMMFGTFVADDPVLTAGKNGARQVPFKDVFLHGLIRDQHGKKMSKSRGNGIDPLVWINQYGADTVRFTLARGAQPGSDAAVGEQHALASRSFVTKLFNATKFALMNGAHTGTLPERAALTDADRWILDRLEEVRAEVDSAFDAYEFSKACEALYHFAWDELCDWYLELTKVQFAAEETRAESTRVVLGTVLDAVLRLLHPVIPFVTESLWQALTGGESLVIAAWPQPTGVPTDQVAAQRVSDTQRLITEIRRFRSDQGLADKQKVAAKLNGLDAAGLTELHASVANLARLTEPGADFAATASLEVRLSGTTVTVELDTSGAVDLDAERRRLEKDLGVAEKEVATTTAKLGNEAFLAKAPEPVVAKIKTRQEIATAEVARISARLAELSGK
- a CDS encoding helix-turn-helix domain-containing protein: MENQPSIAATLADIGPRLKAARTQRNVTLTALAETTGISKSTLSRLESGRRRAGLELLLPIAQALQVPLDELVVAPRTADPRVHAPARKVNGITVFPLTRQPGPLQAFKMVLPADRTEPEVRVHEGYEWLYVLSGRLRMILGEHDVVLGPGEAAEFDTRQPHWFGSTGRGPVELLSLFGSQGERMHIRARPRRARAE
- a CDS encoding ATP-binding protein, with product MKPPLDTYADEAVLPPTTAALPAEALWPPADLVARPELPPVFTPDAVHDLRGRSVTELRYPASAALVVAGLPGAGKSTVLRRFFGTTTDAEQPCGGPQGSVVLDSLQVRNRLRHRLGRIPYALWRPVVHVAHFAGIRAALRDTDGPVVIHDCATVGWARRVIAFWAAGYGRELHMLLLDVPATVAKAGQHARGRRSNRMAFVLHCFRWRRLMEQLRAGQTMRPAPESLVIVDRRTVDRMHRVTFAP
- a CDS encoding NAD(P)/FAD-dependent oxidoreductase, encoding MSEMYDVVVVGGGAAGLSAALVLTRSRRRVAVVRGGPARNAPAEHMHGFLSRDGMAPGDLLAVGAAEVVGYGGELVDDFVTEVERSDGGAEFTVRLAGGRVLTAHRLLIATGLRDELPELPGVRERWGAEVLHCPYCHGYEVRDQPLGLLGGTDPRVLHLALLLPQWSDDVILFQHTMELSDADRAQLAARGVRIVEGTVARLVVDGTLRGVELADGRAVPRAALFVAPAFVPEADLLRALGCAFDDQGWVVVDPSGRTSVPGVWAAGNVSNAAAQVIVAAGAGYTAAVAINGDLALAAAQMPVSTG